In a genomic window of Pelotomaculum thermopropionicum SI:
- the PilM gene encoding tfp pilus assembly protein, ATPase PilM: protein MRNRTGKTLTCTAVALGADCIRVVELAVRGRSQDLQAWSSLPVDPGIMTDPDKNKEGLAKLIRKAVELAGAEGNRVVSALPHGRVITVVVDMPKMPLDELSQAVKWEAFRRFPESGRAGEMVLRHVVLDELNNGRQKQFRVLLALARESFIRAYYSLFSLAGLDLIALELQGLALWRVFRCQTGLKGRDEPLAVIDADAAAGQMIIIDGGKLCYYKVFPADFTPEMPLAAVHEIRRAFDYYSSTRHKKIKRLVLSGGAIAAGELKAHLLDEPGLLIEPGCPAEGLEPSFNVAVGLALRGAEG, encoded by the coding sequence TTGAGGAATCGCACCGGGAAAACCCTCACTTGTACGGCCGTGGCGCTGGGAGCAGACTGTATAAGGGTTGTTGAACTGGCCGTGAGAGGCAGAAGCCAAGATCTTCAGGCCTGGAGTTCCCTGCCCGTCGACCCGGGAATTATGACTGACCCCGACAAAAACAAGGAAGGGCTGGCCAAGCTCATCAGAAAAGCCGTGGAACTGGCGGGGGCAGAAGGAAACCGGGTTGTTTCGGCCCTGCCGCACGGCCGCGTCATTACGGTTGTCGTTGATATGCCCAAAATGCCCCTGGACGAATTGTCCCAGGCTGTGAAGTGGGAGGCCTTCCGCCGCTTTCCGGAGTCCGGCAGGGCCGGTGAGATGGTGCTCAGGCATGTTGTCCTGGATGAGCTGAACAACGGCCGGCAAAAGCAGTTCCGGGTGTTGCTGGCGCTGGCCAGGGAGTCATTCATAAGAGCTTACTACAGCCTGTTTTCCCTGGCCGGGCTTGACCTGATTGCCCTGGAATTGCAGGGCCTGGCTTTATGGCGCGTTTTCAGGTGCCAGACCGGCCTGAAGGGCAGGGATGAACCGCTGGCCGTTATTGACGCCGATGCGGCCGCGGGCCAGATGATAATTATTGATGGCGGAAAATTATGCTATTATAAAGTTTTTCCGGCGGACTTTACGCCGGAGATGCCGCTTGCGGCGGTGCATGAAATTCGCCGGGCTTTCGATTATTATTCATCCACCCGGCATAAGAAGATTAAAAGGCTGGTTTTAAGCGGCGGGGCGATTGCCGCCGGCGAGTTAAAAGCACACCTTCTGGATGAACCCGGCTTGCTGATAGAGCCGGGCTGTCCGGCTGAAGGCCTGGAGCCGTCTTTTAATGTGGCAGTGGGGCTGGCCCTGCGGGGGGCTGAGGGATGA
- the PilT gene encoding tfp pilus assembly protein (pilus retraction ATPase PilT): MDIELLLKAARQIGASDLHITANSPPVVRVNGKLVFINEPPLKDRLPVLAEKCTVLSGADTERMALRLFGRESLDKLLELGEHDFSYCLPGHGRFRINAYKQRGFISLAVRLINEHIPALEELGLPEVVKTLARLNRGLVLVTGPTGCGKSTTLAAMVELINTESRKHIITLEDPIEFLHENKKSIINQREIGRDSASFKTAIRAAMREDPDVILVGEMRDLETIAATITAAETGHLVLATLHTSSASQTVERIIDVFPPHQQQQIRIQLSNSIQGIICQQLLPNADGSGRVAAVEVMVATPAIRNIIRENKTYQIYSQLQTGLRYGMQTMERSIKDLLQKGLINKKDAAGIATEPAGVE, from the coding sequence ATGGACATCGAATTATTGCTTAAAGCAGCGCGACAAATAGGCGCCTCAGACCTGCACATTACCGCAAACAGCCCTCCGGTGGTACGGGTTAACGGGAAGCTGGTCTTTATTAACGAGCCGCCGTTAAAAGACAGGCTGCCGGTGCTGGCGGAAAAATGTACTGTTTTAAGCGGTGCGGACACCGAAAGGATGGCCCTGAGACTGTTCGGCCGGGAGTCTTTAGACAAGCTTTTGGAGTTGGGAGAACACGACTTCTCCTACTGTTTGCCCGGACATGGCAGGTTTAGAATAAACGCTTATAAGCAAAGAGGTTTTATAAGCCTGGCCGTCAGGCTGATTAACGAGCATATCCCGGCTCTGGAAGAATTGGGGCTGCCGGAAGTGGTTAAAACGCTGGCGCGGCTGAACCGGGGCCTGGTCCTGGTAACCGGCCCGACCGGCTGCGGCAAGTCAACAACCCTTGCCGCCATGGTGGAACTGATCAACACCGAAAGCAGAAAGCACATTATTACCCTGGAAGACCCGATTGAGTTTTTGCATGAAAATAAAAAGAGCATTATAAACCAGCGGGAAATCGGCCGCGACTCGGCCAGTTTTAAAACGGCCATACGGGCTGCCATGCGGGAGGATCCGGACGTTATACTGGTGGGGGAAATGCGCGACCTGGAGACCATTGCAGCCACAATAACGGCTGCGGAAACGGGACACCTGGTCCTGGCCACTTTACATACCTCATCTGCCTCTCAAACAGTTGAAAGGATAATCGATGTTTTCCCACCTCACCAGCAGCAGCAGATTCGCATTCAACTGTCCAACAGCATCCAGGGGATTATTTGTCAGCAACTGCTGCCCAATGCTGACGGCAGCGGCCGGGTGGCGGCGGTGGAAGTAATGGTTGCCACGCCGGCAATAAGAAATATTATCAGGGAAAATAAGACTTACCAGATTTATTCGCAATTACAAACCGGCCTGCGTTACGGTATGCAGACCATGGAAAGATCCATAAAAGACCTTCTTCAGAAAGGGCTTATAAACAAGAAGGATGCGGCCGGCATTGCTACGGAGCCTGCCGGAGTGGAATAG
- a CDS encoding hypothetical membrane protein, with product MNYRLNMLPDDLAPDEKSVNSGNPGMAVALLALLAGLAVWYGIFIAGLFKMKNDLNVLNSKIDELSPVYTYVLKTKNELEASRKYLALLEQMAAASGSSSAVLAGINGALPADVWLKSLQIMKGGRETGTGEKSSVPAQNAAPGGQIAPPERPDTVIIEGYTRAAPAVGALAGNLGRIQCFTEVSVEEVSYSDEKKALSFKIRAKFR from the coding sequence ATGAACTACCGGCTAAACATGCTGCCAGACGATCTCGCTCCGGATGAAAAATCCGTAAATTCCGGGAATCCGGGCATGGCCGTGGCCTTATTGGCCTTATTGGCCGGTCTGGCCGTCTGGTACGGAATTTTTATTGCCGGCCTTTTTAAAATGAAAAACGATTTAAACGTTTTAAACTCAAAGATAGACGAGCTGTCACCTGTTTACACTTACGTTTTGAAAACTAAAAATGAACTGGAAGCAAGCCGAAAGTATCTGGCCCTGCTGGAGCAAATGGCCGCGGCTTCCGGAAGCAGTTCGGCCGTTCTGGCGGGCATAAACGGCGCCCTGCCAGCTGACGTGTGGCTGAAAAGCCTGCAGATAATGAAGGGCGGCAGGGAAACCGGCACGGGCGAAAAAAGCTCCGTCCCCGCCCAAAACGCCGCGCCCGGCGGGCAAATTGCGCCGCCCGAACGGCCGGACACGGTAATTATTGAAGGATACACCCGGGCGGCGCCCGCCGTCGGGGCTTTGGCCGGCAATCTTGGCCGGATACAATGCTTTACAGAAGTAAGCGTAGAAGAAGTAAGTTACAGCGATGAAAAAAAAGCTTTGAGCTTTAAGATTCGCGCAAAGTTCAGGTAG
- the PulG gene encoding typeII secretory pathway, pseudopilin PulG — MKVKLVSRKGFIFLDLVFSITIFSLVLIPVLNMMLGSTLNSAAAKKTDIAVNLAQMKLEEYRNTGFGELLPVEEKTAFEDHPGFTYTVGLVQDGGISRVVTVTVFFQTASGEKSVALSMERIKR, encoded by the coding sequence ATGAAGGTTAAGCTGGTTAGCAGAAAAGGCTTTATATTCCTTGACCTGGTATTTTCCATAACAATTTTTTCGCTGGTCCTCATTCCCGTGCTCAATATGATGCTCGGCAGCACTCTCAACTCGGCCGCAGCAAAAAAAACCGACATTGCCGTCAATTTGGCCCAGATGAAGCTTGAGGAATACAGGAATACCGGCTTCGGGGAACTGCTGCCCGTTGAAGAGAAAACGGCCTTTGAAGATCATCCCGGTTTTACCTACACCGTTGGTCTGGTGCAGGACGGCGGAATTTCCAGAGTTGTAACGGTAACAGTGTTTTTTCAGACTGCCTCGGGTGAAAAGAGCGTTGCCTTGTCAATGGAAAGGATAAAGAGGTGA
- the AroB gene encoding 3-dehydroquinate synthetase, producing the protein METVNVNLGKRSYPIYAGPGILQDLGELLGGLPVGRKVLLISNPTVFSLYGEKAAESLARAGFTVAVAEIGDGEEHKTLATAGRLYDRAFEAGLDRRSSIVALGGGVVGDVAGFVAATYMRGISFVQVPTTLLAQVDSSVGGKVAVNHPRGKNIIGAFYQPRLVLADVDTLKTLPVRQMRSGLAEVIKYGVIWSREFFAWLEQNIEALLNGEAGALAYAVRESCRIKAQVVEQDETEQGLRAVLNYGHTVGHAVEALTHYRVYTHGEAVGIGMAVEAGLAVALGMLKRSEGGRIIRLIRQAGLPEGLPEGLPPEKTVEKFYHDKKAVEGQLTFVLPERIGRAVVKNGLAKNFLLEFLSAGYGLLERGAGRV; encoded by the coding sequence TTGGAGACTGTTAATGTAAATTTGGGCAAGAGGAGTTATCCCATCTATGCAGGGCCGGGGATTCTGCAAGACCTGGGAGAGCTGCTGGGCGGACTGCCGGTTGGCAGGAAGGTCCTTCTGATTAGCAACCCTACCGTTTTCAGCTTGTACGGGGAAAAGGCGGCCGAAAGCCTGGCCCGTGCCGGCTTTACGGTGGCGGTGGCGGAGATCGGCGACGGCGAGGAGCACAAAACCCTGGCCACTGCCGGCAGGCTCTACGACCGGGCCTTTGAGGCAGGGCTGGACCGCCGGAGCTCGATTGTGGCCCTGGGCGGGGGCGTGGTAGGGGACGTGGCCGGTTTTGTGGCCGCTACCTACATGCGGGGAATTTCCTTTGTCCAGGTGCCGACCACCCTTCTGGCCCAGGTGGACAGCAGCGTGGGAGGCAAGGTGGCGGTAAACCATCCCCGGGGTAAAAACATTATCGGCGCGTTCTACCAGCCCAGGCTGGTGCTGGCCGACGTTGACACGCTGAAGACCCTGCCTGTGCGGCAGATGCGCTCCGGGCTGGCCGAAGTTATCAAGTACGGCGTAATCTGGAGCCGGGAGTTTTTTGCCTGGCTGGAGCAAAATATTGAAGCGCTGCTCAATGGTGAAGCTGGTGCACTGGCTTACGCCGTACGGGAGTCCTGCCGGATCAAGGCGCAGGTGGTGGAGCAGGACGAGACCGAGCAGGGCCTGCGGGCCGTTTTGAACTACGGCCATACCGTGGGTCATGCGGTGGAAGCCTTGACGCATTACAGGGTGTACACCCACGGGGAAGCTGTGGGGATCGGCATGGCGGTTGAGGCCGGGCTGGCCGTAGCGCTGGGCATGCTTAAACGTTCAGAAGGCGGGCGCATTATCCGGCTTATCCGGCAGGCGGGCTTGCCGGAAGGACTTCCGGAAGGGCTTCCGCCGGAAAAAACGGTTGAAAAGTTTTATCACGACAAAAAGGCGGTGGAAGGGCAGCTTACCTTCGTCCTGCCCGAACGGATCGGCAGGGCAGTAGTTAAGAACGGCCTGGCAAAGAATTTTCTGCTGGAATTTTTATCCGCCGGGTACGGTCTTCTTGAAAGGGGGGCGGGGCGTGTTTAA
- the PulE gene encoding type II secretory pathway, ATPase PulE/tfp pilus assembly pathway, ATPase PilB, with product MLEWSCQLYFTKTRVSFAVFLQKLLQKIQLYQGFETVIFVRKSSDLRNKITAAGLEVVMTDLLPPEQADQEAQKIDLAALVNDLIAQAISARASDIHIEPQEDRVQVRFRIDGMLREVAALPWSLKFPLAARVKIMANLDIVEKRLPQDGRIKIRFAGRDIDLRVSTMATMFGEKVVIRIHDKSVQKHKIDQLGFSAEDLCRYRQLIKNSHGMILITGPTGSGKTTTLYATISELCSQEKNIVTIEDPVEYVLKGVNQTQVNPGAGITFAIGLRAILRQDPDVVMVGEIRDQETASIAVRAATTGQLVLSTMHTIDAPGALTRLIDMGVEPFLISSSVLCIVSQRLVRLCCEFCREAYEPAGDSPERMLLDAENGGAVCLYRSRGCEHCGYTGFKGRTGIFEILPLTAEIRRLVRKKASSDEIRKTATEQGMITFREDGIKKAMVGLTTLSEVMRVTYSDLI from the coding sequence TTGTTAGAATGGTCTTGCCAACTCTATTTTACCAAGACAAGGGTGTCTTTTGCTGTTTTTCTTCAAAAATTATTGCAAAAAATCCAGTTATATCAAGGATTCGAGACTGTTATCTTTGTGAGAAAGTCGAGTGATTTAAGAAATAAAATAACCGCGGCCGGCTTAGAAGTGGTTATGACCGATTTGCTGCCGCCGGAGCAGGCCGACCAGGAGGCTCAGAAAATCGACCTGGCCGCCCTGGTGAACGACCTGATCGCTCAGGCAATTTCGGCGAGGGCCAGCGACATCCACATAGAGCCCCAGGAGGACCGTGTGCAGGTAAGATTCAGAATTGACGGAATGTTGAGGGAAGTTGCGGCCTTGCCGTGGAGCCTGAAATTTCCCCTGGCCGCCCGGGTGAAAATAATGGCCAACCTTGATATTGTGGAAAAGAGGCTTCCCCAGGACGGCAGGATAAAGATAAGGTTTGCGGGAAGGGACATCGACTTAAGGGTGTCCACCATGGCCACGATGTTTGGTGAAAAAGTGGTTATCCGGATTCACGACAAATCCGTGCAGAAGCATAAAATCGACCAGCTTGGCTTCTCGGCAGAGGACCTTTGCCGCTACAGGCAGTTGATTAAAAACTCCCACGGAATGATTCTCATCACCGGCCCCACCGGCAGCGGAAAAACCACCACGCTTTACGCAACCATATCGGAGCTGTGCAGCCAGGAAAAAAACATTGTAACCATCGAGGATCCGGTCGAGTACGTCCTGAAGGGGGTCAACCAGACCCAGGTCAATCCCGGAGCGGGGATAACCTTTGCCATCGGCCTGCGGGCCATTTTGAGGCAGGACCCGGACGTTGTCATGGTGGGCGAAATCAGGGACCAGGAGACCGCCTCCATAGCCGTCCGGGCGGCAACAACAGGCCAACTGGTGCTCTCAACCATGCATACGATCGACGCCCCGGGGGCCCTGACCAGGCTGATCGACATGGGGGTGGAGCCCTTTTTAATCTCATCCTCTGTATTGTGTATCGTCTCCCAGAGGCTGGTCAGGCTGTGCTGCGAGTTTTGCCGAGAGGCATACGAACCGGCGGGCGATTCTCCGGAGAGAATGCTTCTGGATGCTGAAAACGGCGGGGCGGTCTGCCTTTACCGGAGCCGCGGCTGCGAACATTGCGGTTATACCGGCTTTAAGGGCCGGACCGGAATATTTGAGATACTGCCGTTAACCGCAGAAATCAGAAGGCTGGTCAGAAAAAAGGCGTCGTCGGATGAAATTAGAAAAACCGCAACGGAACAGGGCATGATCACTTTCCGGGAAGACGGGATCAAAAAGGCGATGGTGGGCCTGACCACGCTTTCGGAAGTGATGCGGGTAACTTATTCCGATTTAATTTAA
- a CDS encoding hypothetical membrane protein has protein sequence MPNAVLMLVLMLGLLLGTSAVSISVADRITADRLKDQKQAYYVAEAGVERALASPWFLNTLEEDGSGAIDDDYPDSVAFLENGECLGGTVTVRAVRKPGSRFYIYSTGRYKGSVRVLKVDATAPLIFNNQAAPEQGGAFTLPQYRQQIENWFYQNADWLYEGGRIWDISEEPCRNGVYLFEGDVQIRGCYSQGAIIASTGKIIVDDELCKLGSEPLVLVSFEGMEICLSNAGLVEGLFCSAGSVEITGRSRVKGAVAGSAVHIGGEAVFEFDPSQFAARPPGLTGPVMINSWREKYSVF, from the coding sequence ATGCCGAACGCGGTTTTAATGCTGGTTTTGATGCTGGGGCTGCTGCTGGGAACATCTGCAGTGTCCATATCCGTTGCCGACAGGATAACGGCTGACAGGCTGAAGGACCAGAAGCAGGCTTACTATGTAGCCGAAGCCGGGGTGGAAAGGGCGCTGGCCAGCCCCTGGTTTCTCAATACCCTGGAAGAAGACGGCTCTGGTGCGATCGACGATGACTACCCGGATTCTGTTGCGTTTCTGGAAAACGGGGAATGCCTTGGCGGCACAGTTACCGTAAGAGCCGTCAGAAAGCCCGGCAGCCGGTTTTATATCTATTCCACCGGCAGGTATAAAGGCAGCGTCAGGGTACTGAAGGTGGACGCAACCGCACCGTTAATTTTTAATAACCAAGCTGCGCCGGAACAGGGGGGAGCATTTACCCTCCCACAATACAGGCAGCAAATTGAAAACTGGTTTTACCAGAATGCCGACTGGTTGTATGAAGGCGGCAGGATATGGGATATATCAGAGGAGCCCTGCCGGAACGGCGTATATCTGTTTGAGGGAGATGTTCAAATACGGGGCTGCTACAGCCAGGGGGCAATTATTGCGAGTACCGGCAAAATTATTGTGGACGATGAGCTTTGCAAGTTGGGGAGCGAACCGCTCGTCCTGGTGTCTTTTGAGGGGATGGAAATATGTTTGAGCAATGCCGGGCTGGTAGAAGGCCTTTTTTGTTCTGCCGGAAGCGTGGAGATAACCGGGAGGAGCAGGGTTAAAGGGGCGGTTGCCGGCAGCGCCGTCCATATTGGCGGGGAGGCCGTTTTTGAATTCGACCCTTCCCAGTTCGCTGCCCGTCCGCCCGGGCTTACCGGGCCGGTAATGATAAATTCTTGGCGGGAAAAATACTCGGTGTTTTAA
- the PulF gene encoding type II secretory pathway, component PulF — MPRFKYKVRDKSGKLHRGLIEAEGERDAAAYLMDRSYFIVHLEQLPDGNAGAMAEWTEKLFSPGVSKRNMSILCRQLATMLQAGVPLLQALHILTRQTGHKGLRDSLSVITRLLEEGRTFSEALRMFPAIYPGIMVSMAEAGEVTGRLDYALENLAGHFEREHNISEKIKSAMVYPAVLVATGIAAVSIVFILVVPSFKAMLDTLGVELPAVTRAVMSVSAFCAANWYVLPAALLLAFAVLRYFKAAGTSGRLELHLPLVGPVLRKINIARFCLTMAMSIKSGIPVLQALELSRRVVASSAIAGSLQKAEESVRNGHSIAGPILDSGVFPPLVAKMIAVGETTGDLDAMLEKTAAIYEREANESIARLLALLEPAITFVMAGFVCLLVLTVLLPVFKILESVSY, encoded by the coding sequence ATGCCCAGGTTCAAATATAAGGTGAGGGACAAATCAGGCAAACTTCACAGGGGTTTGATCGAAGCCGAAGGGGAAAGGGACGCTGCGGCATATTTAATGGACAGAAGCTATTTTATAGTCCATCTCGAGCAGTTGCCGGACGGGAATGCCGGGGCAATGGCCGAATGGACAGAAAAGTTATTCAGTCCCGGAGTCTCGAAGAGGAATATGAGTATTTTATGCCGGCAACTGGCCACCATGCTTCAGGCCGGGGTTCCCCTTCTGCAGGCTTTGCATATTTTGACAAGGCAAACCGGACATAAGGGGTTAAGGGATTCACTTTCTGTGATAACCAGGCTTCTGGAGGAAGGGCGGACCTTCAGCGAGGCCCTGAGAATGTTCCCCGCCATCTACCCCGGAATTATGGTCAGCATGGCTGAAGCGGGGGAGGTAACCGGCCGCCTGGATTATGCCCTGGAAAATTTAGCCGGTCATTTTGAAAGGGAGCACAACATTTCGGAAAAAATAAAGTCCGCCATGGTTTACCCTGCCGTTCTGGTTGCCACCGGGATAGCGGCGGTAAGCATTGTATTTATCCTGGTTGTTCCGAGCTTCAAGGCAATGCTTGATACGCTCGGGGTGGAACTGCCGGCAGTAACCAGGGCTGTTATGAGTGTAAGCGCCTTTTGTGCGGCCAACTGGTATGTATTGCCCGCTGCTTTATTGCTTGCATTTGCCGTTTTAAGATATTTCAAGGCGGCCGGAACAAGCGGCAGGCTGGAGCTGCACCTGCCCCTGGTTGGGCCGGTGTTGAGAAAAATAAACATAGCCAGGTTTTGCCTGACAATGGCCATGTCGATAAAATCCGGCATACCGGTTTTGCAGGCGCTGGAGCTGTCCAGAAGGGTTGTCGCCAGCAGCGCGATTGCCGGTTCGCTGCAAAAGGCGGAAGAGTCGGTCCGGAACGGCCACAGCATTGCCGGCCCTATTTTGGATTCCGGAGTGTTCCCGCCGCTGGTTGCAAAAATGATTGCCGTGGGCGAAACCACCGGAGATCTGGATGCCATGCTGGAGAAGACGGCAGCCATATACGAGCGCGAGGCAAATGAAAGCATTGCCAGGCTTTTGGCGCTGCTGGAGCCGGCGATAACCTTTGTAATGGCCGGGTTCGTCTGCCTTTTGGTGCTGACGGTGCTGCTGCCCGTGTTTAAAATTCTGGAGTCGGTATCGTACTGA
- the PilO gene encoding tfp pilus assembly protein PilO, translating into MVIPNFSYRQAVMAVLLASVAAALLFYRFFFDIQLKSYNQTRAEIKKAAEQLRLMENELALAEDYAKELKAAKDREAFLNRYLAGPAGNGEIILKIGTAASGSEIQVTGFKPMEAAHMGQLRQELFLLKVRGDYKNFVRFLEDLENTSFFRGLSFKEIKISKAGAGPGSPEGTVEAEMIIAWCTVKPAAEYAPSGEAGARKAERKNPFEEVEYISFSNSIDGERG; encoded by the coding sequence ATGGTTATACCCAATTTTAGTTACAGGCAGGCCGTCATGGCTGTCTTGCTGGCAAGCGTTGCGGCGGCGCTGCTTTTTTACAGGTTCTTTTTTGATATTCAGTTGAAAAGCTACAACCAGACCAGGGCGGAAATAAAAAAGGCCGCGGAGCAATTGAGGCTGATGGAAAACGAATTGGCCCTGGCGGAGGACTACGCAAAAGAGCTCAAGGCGGCAAAGGACAGGGAAGCTTTTTTAAACCGGTATCTGGCGGGGCCGGCAGGAAACGGCGAGATTATACTAAAAATCGGGACGGCGGCGTCTGGAAGCGAAATCCAGGTTACCGGCTTTAAGCCCATGGAGGCCGCCCATATGGGACAGTTAAGGCAGGAGCTGTTTTTGCTTAAGGTTAGAGGGGACTATAAAAATTTTGTCCGTTTTCTGGAAGATTTGGAAAACACCTCATTCTTCCGGGGCTTAAGCTTTAAGGAAATTAAAATCAGCAAAGCCGGGGCCGGCCCCGGCAGCCCGGAAGGTACGGTAGAAGCGGAAATGATTATAGCCTGGTGTACCGTTAAGCCCGCGGCGGAATACGCGCCGTCAGGGGAGGCCGGGGCAAGGAAGGCGGAGCGGAAAAACCCTTTCGAGGAAGTGGAATATATTTCCTTTTCTAATTCGATTGATGGAGAGCGGGGTTAA
- the FimT gene encoding tfp pilus assembly protein FimT — translation MKVAGYNLIEVMVVVFILGIVAGVAVPACEGAIAGYELQVAARQVVSDIRYMQNLSRDLLQDGLELDRDGYYIYFNTENDSYSIYKNFSEKIKEYSFPKSVDLYDTNFSGDRIALKMNGLINPGGTVIIRSRKTGKFLYVVVASISGRVRISSDYPATGSD, via the coding sequence ATGAAGGTTGCCGGCTATAATTTGATAGAGGTGATGGTTGTCGTTTTCATACTGGGGATCGTTGCCGGCGTTGCTGTTCCGGCCTGCGAAGGGGCAATTGCCGGCTATGAGCTGCAGGTTGCGGCGCGCCAGGTGGTTTCGGACATCCGCTACATGCAAAACCTGTCCCGCGACCTGCTGCAGGACGGCCTGGAACTGGACCGGGACGGCTATTACATTTACTTCAACACCGAAAATGACTCCTACAGCATCTACAAGAATTTCAGCGAAAAAATAAAGGAGTACAGTTTTCCGAAATCGGTGGATCTTTATGATACCAACTTCAGCGGCGATAGAATTGCCCTAAAGATGAACGGGCTGATTAATCCCGGCGGCACCGTCATTATCCGGAGCAGGAAAACGGGCAAATTCCTTTATGTGGTGGTTGCTTCAATTTCCGGCAGGGTAAGAATAAGCAGTGACTACCCGGCAACCGGAAGTGACTGA
- the PulO gene encoding type II secretory pathway, prepilin signal peptidase PulO and related peptidases: MFFPEIFALLLGACAGSFLNVCIYRIPRQESVVFKPSHCPECREKLKFWELVPVLSFLVLRGKCRSCGARIALQYPLVEVITAVLFYFSYKSWSFTWQGAAMVLFFALLITAAFIDFKHQIIPDKLAVLGIIAGLPLAWLVSADRLKSGLLGFLAAGAIMLAIALASRGGMGGGDVKLSAVMGLFLGWPAVLVALFLAFLAGGAVGLFLLATGRKSRKDAVPFGPYLALGGVVSAFEGYRIIEWYLGMVN, from the coding sequence GTGTTTTTTCCGGAAATATTTGCTTTATTGCTGGGGGCCTGCGCCGGCAGTTTTTTAAACGTATGTATATACCGCATCCCCAGGCAGGAGTCGGTGGTTTTCAAGCCCTCCCATTGCCCTGAATGCCGGGAAAAGCTGAAATTCTGGGAACTGGTGCCGGTGCTGAGCTTTCTGGTCCTGCGGGGCAAATGCCGCAGCTGCGGCGCCAGAATAGCCCTGCAATACCCTCTGGTGGAAGTTATAACCGCCGTGCTCTTTTATTTCTCGTACAAAAGCTGGTCTTTTACATGGCAGGGTGCGGCCATGGTCTTATTCTTCGCCCTGTTGATTACGGCTGCCTTTATTGATTTCAAGCACCAGATAATACCGGACAAACTGGCTGTTCTGGGGATAATAGCCGGACTGCCCCTGGCCTGGCTGGTTTCGGCGGACAGGTTAAAGAGCGGCCTCTTAGGGTTCCTTGCTGCAGGCGCGATCATGCTGGCCATTGCACTTGCATCCAGAGGGGGCATGGGCGGCGGGGACGTCAAGCTGAGCGCCGTCATGGGGCTGTTTCTGGGCTGGCCCGCCGTGCTGGTTGCCCTTTTCCTGGCCTTCCTTGCGGGGGGAGCGGTGGGCCTGTTTCTTCTTGCCACAGGGCGGAAAAGCAGGAAAGACGCCGTGCCGTTCGGGCCGTACCTGGCGCTGGGCGGCGTGGTATCTGCCTTTGAAGGGTATAGGATAATAGAATGGTATCTGGGCATGGTTAATTAA